A stretch of Mya arenaria isolate MELC-2E11 chromosome 14, ASM2691426v1 DNA encodes these proteins:
- the LOC128216277 gene encoding uncharacterized protein LOC128216277: protein MYWIFNPSPYTREELRCYKGLDAYNQFVSGFVSDVGSCIINDKSVVTAKVLHSQRLNEKPLRPWIIAERDGPIIAGHCTCMAGLGETCTHVASLLFCIEAVVKLRESRTVTEVPA, encoded by the exons ATGTATTGGATTTTCAACCCCAGTCCTTATACAAGGGAAGAATTGAGATGTTACAAGGGACTTGATGCCTACAACCAGTTCGTGTCAGGGTTTGTCAGTGATGTCGGCAGCTGTATCATCAATGACAAAAGTGTTGTGACAGCCAAG GTTCTACACTCCCAGCGACTGAATGAAAAACCACTCCGGCCCTGGATAATCGCAGAGAGAGATGGTCCTATTATAGCGggacattgtacatgtatggcTGGACTCGGTGAAACCTGCACCCATGTTGCTTCCCTGTTGTTCTGCATTGAAGCAGTTGTTAAGCTACGCGAGAGTCGTACAGTGACAGAGGTGCCTGCTTAA
- the LOC128216278 gene encoding uncharacterized protein LOC128216278 has translation QAGYMQTIDIIMDRAGYYICWGCLCWLPAPIVSQYLVSHSVRLGMSLTSIILAAGLASILANYLADLQRQQVRSADGQRLVWGRKPDIIRAKYKIEGGSEKESILLASGWWGLSRHFHYVPEILLSFFWTVTTGFENLLPYTYVLVLVILLVHRSFRDENKCSRKYGRYWRDYCHRVPYRIVPYVF, from the exons caagccgGCTATATGCAGACGATTGAC ATTATTATGGACAGAGCGGGCTACTATATATGCTGGGGATGCCTTTGCTGGCTTCCGGCGCCAATCGTCAGCCAGTATCTCGTGTCTCATTCCGTCCGCCTAGGGATGTCACTAACATCGATCATCCTAGCCGCAGGTCTGGCGTCCATCCTTGCCAACTACCTCGCTGACTTACAAAGGCAGCAAGTGCGAAGCGCCGACGGCCAGCGCCTCGTCTGGGGAAGAAAGCCAGACATAATCCGTGCTAAATATAAAATCGAAGGAGGGAGTGAGAAGGAGAGCATTCTTCTGGCCTCTGGCTGGTGGGGACTCTCGCGCCACTTTCACTACGTACCGGAAATCCTACTCTCGTTTTTCTGGACTGTGACCACGGGGTTTGAGAATCTCTTACCCTACACATATGTCCTTGTGCTCGTCATCCTGCTTGTCCATAGGAGCTTTCGAGACGAAAACAAGTGCAGCCGGAAGTACGGCCGCTACTGGCGAGACTACTGCCACAGAGTTCCGTATAGAATCGTTCCCTACGTATTTTGA